One part of the Vicia villosa cultivar HV-30 ecotype Madison, WI linkage group LG6, Vvil1.0, whole genome shotgun sequence genome encodes these proteins:
- the LOC131613583 gene encoding uncharacterized protein LOC131613583: MASKFCFEALDKSLKDIMGHDKVASKTIFGGKVVVFGGDFRQILPVVPRGTRSDIVHSTINASYIWDHCKVLTLTKNMRLVSGTNSTNVDEIDRFSKGILQVGDGKISEPNDGYAEICIPPELLLTDFVNPIEKIVTSTYPNILDNYTNSTFLQSRAILASTIEVVDEINDYLINLLPGDAKEFLSSDSIDRAEANDNDGFEHLTPEFLSCLKCSGLPNHSLKLKVGTCVMLIRNLDQCEGLCNGTRLTVTRLANHVIEAKIISGTYIGNTIYIPRMSLSPSQSPWPFKLIRRQFPIIVSFAMTINKSQGQSLDYVGLYLPKDVFSHGQLYVAMSRVKSKNGLKILIHDKDKKPLSQTTNVVFKEVFHNVV, translated from the exons ATGGCTAGCAAATTTTGTTTCGAAGCTCTTGACAAGTCTTTGAAAGATATAATGGGTCATGACAAGGTTGCTTCTAAGACAATTTTTGGAGGAAAGGTTGTGGTCTTTGGTGGTGATTTCAGACAAATTCTACCCGTTGTTCCTAGAGGAACCCGGTCTGACATTGTTCATTCAACAATAAATGCGTCATATATTTGGGATCATTGCAAAGTTCTAACGCTCACAAAAAATATGCGTTTGGTATCTGGGACAAATTCAACAAATGTAGATGAAATAGACCGCTTTTCTAAGGGGATATTACAAGTTGGAGATGGAAAGATATCTGAACCAAATGATGGATATGCTGAAATTTGTATTCCACCTGAGTTACTTCTAACAGATTTTGTAAACCCAATTGAAAAGATTGTTACAAGTACCTATCCGAATATCCTTGATAATTACACAAATTCAACTTTCCTTCAAAGTAGAGCAATATTAGCTTCAACCATCGAAGTTGTGGATGAAATCAATGATTACCTAATAAATCTTCTACCAG GTGATGCAAAGGAATTTTTAAGTAGTGACTCAATTGACAGGGCCGAAGCTAATGACAATGATGGTTTTGAGCATTTGACACCTGAATTTTTAAGTTGTTTGAAATGTTCTGGTTTGCCAAATCATTCATTGAAGCTAAAAGTTGGTACTTGTGTGATGTTGATAAGGAATTTGGATCAATGTGAAGGTCTTTGCAATGGTACAAGATTAACGGTAACTAGACTTGCAAATCATGTCATCGAAGCCAAGATTATATCAGGTACATATATTGGAAATACTATTTACATCCCAAGAATGTCTTTATCTCCTTCTCAATCACCTTGGCCATTCAAACTCATTCGAAGACAGTTCCCCATTATTGTTTCATTTGCTATGACCATAAATAAATCTCAAGGCCAATCGTTAGACTATGTTGGTCTATATTTGCCTAAAGATGTCTTTAGTCACGGTCAACTATATGTGGCTATGTCAAGAGTGAAGAGCAAAAATGGGTTGAAAATCTTGATTCACGACAAAGACAAGAAACCATTATCTCAAACAACTAATGTGGTCTTCAAAGAAGTGTTTCATAATGTTGTATAG